The following proteins are encoded in a genomic region of Bradyrhizobium sp. SK17:
- a CDS encoding formyltransferase family protein, producing the protein MMKTIILLTGVASQQFALTELLKAHNPALSFRCAVTAEDLAAIEPEVLRDARLLAFTTGVIVPESILAALGHGAYNFHPGPPQYPGWAPAHFALYDGARIFGAVAHVMAARVDSGPIVGVESFIIPDKISVRGLEQIAYVRLAHLFWRMSRDLACDPSPLAELPIAWCGIKSTRQMYREMCELPAGINAGELARRIRAFHDDFRGIPLTVSVHGIRFQLATTATQMPEAPQVVSPPLAAAS; encoded by the coding sequence ATCATGAAGACCATCATCCTTCTCACCGGCGTCGCCAGCCAGCAATTCGCGCTCACCGAATTGCTGAAGGCGCACAATCCGGCGCTGTCGTTCCGCTGCGCCGTGACCGCCGAAGACCTCGCCGCGATCGAGCCGGAGGTGCTGCGCGACGCCCGGCTATTGGCATTCACCACCGGCGTCATCGTGCCCGAGAGCATCCTGGCCGCGCTCGGCCACGGCGCCTACAATTTCCACCCCGGCCCCCCGCAATATCCCGGCTGGGCTCCGGCGCATTTCGCACTCTATGACGGTGCCCGCATATTCGGCGCGGTCGCCCATGTGATGGCTGCGCGGGTCGATTCCGGCCCGATCGTCGGGGTCGAATCCTTCATCATTCCTGACAAGATCAGCGTCCGCGGGCTTGAGCAGATCGCCTATGTGCGGCTTGCCCATCTGTTCTGGCGGATGTCGCGCGATCTCGCTTGCGATCCCTCGCCGCTCGCCGAACTGCCGATTGCCTGGTGCGGGATCAAGAGCACGCGGCAGATGTACCGGGAGATGTGCGAGCTTCCCGCCGGCATCAACGCCGGCGAGCTGGCGCGGCGGATTCGCGCCTTCCACGACGACTTCCGCGGCATCCCGCTGACCGTCTCCGTCCACGGCATCCGCTTCCAGCTGGCGACGACGGCCACGCAAATGCCAGAGGCGCCGCAGGTGGTCTCTCCGCCGCTCGCGGCCGCATCCTGA